From the Acidobacteriota bacterium genome, one window contains:
- a CDS encoding aquaporin, with the protein MKPSLSTALVAEFVGTFALVFIGAGAGALGIGGLVGVALAHGLVVLGFAYAYGHLSGTHINPAVTLGLWAGGAIDAGKAISYIVVQLAGGAVAGFTLAYCLGGTETGLGATTLAQSLEVGDATIQVTPVMGVVIEALLTFFLVNAVFNAGISGKAGNQAGIAIGLTLTFCILMGGPLTGASLNPARTLGPALATGNFADFWVYLVGPAIGGLAAAVLYRVAFKGR; encoded by the coding sequence ATGAAACCAAGTCTTTCGACGGCATTGGTCGCAGAGTTCGTGGGCACCTTCGCCCTGGTCTTCATCGGCGCCGGCGCCGGCGCCCTCGGCATCGGCGGGCTGGTGGGCGTGGCCCTGGCCCACGGTCTGGTGGTGCTGGGCTTCGCCTATGCCTATGGCCATCTATCCGGCACCCACATCAACCCCGCCGTCACCCTCGGTCTGTGGGCCGGTGGCGCGATCGATGCCGGCAAGGCGATCAGCTATATCGTGGTCCAGCTCGCCGGCGGCGCCGTCGCCGGCTTCACCCTCGCCTACTGCCTGGGTGGCACCGAGACCGGTCTCGGCGCCACCACCTTGGCGCAGTCCCTGGAGGTCGGCGATGCCACCATCCAGGTGACGCCGGTGATGGGCGTGGTGATCGAGGCGCTGCTCACCTTTTTCCTGGTCAACGCCGTTTTCAACGCCGGCATCAGCGGCAAGGCGGGCAACCAGGCCGGCATCGCCATCGGCCTGACGCTGACCTTCTGCATCCTGATGGGCGGACCGTTGACCGGTGCCAGCCTCAATCCGGCGCGCACCCTCGGTCCGGCGCTGGCGACCGGCAACTTCGCCGACTTCTGGGTCTACCTGGTCGGTCCAGCGATCGGCGGCCTCGCCGCTGCGGTGCTCTACCGAGTGGCCTTCAAGGGGCGTTGA